Proteins from one Brevibacillus humidisoli genomic window:
- a CDS encoding basic amino acid ABC transporter substrate-binding protein has product MKKNGWNRNWLLMIVALLSFTLLAAGCGTSQPEAGNQQNTGAGNEQANTGDTNNQSGEGTAEKTYVVGTDAIYPPFEKMEADKISGFDIDVINAIAEAAGMKIEIKHTGWDPLFDGIEKGTVDLGISAITITDDRKQKYDFTEPYFEANQLIMVAEDSPVTKLADLKGMTIGVQGGTTGAIAVKKAFGDTYEGLREYEDTPSAVDDFFNGRVQAVVADNGVLSLYTKTAAGKKFKLLKDDSFEKEYYGIMVKKGNSELLEKLNQGLKTIQDNGKLEEIHKQYFVQ; this is encoded by the coding sequence ATGAAGAAGAACGGATGGAACAGAAACTGGTTGCTGATGATCGTCGCACTGCTCAGTTTTACGCTGTTGGCAGCGGGATGCGGCACTAGCCAGCCTGAGGCGGGCAATCAGCAAAACACAGGTGCGGGCAATGAACAGGCCAATACCGGCGACACGAACAATCAGTCGGGTGAGGGCACCGCAGAAAAGACTTACGTCGTTGGAACCGACGCGATCTATCCGCCGTTTGAAAAAATGGAAGCCGACAAGATCTCCGGCTTTGACATTGACGTCATCAACGCGATTGCTGAGGCAGCTGGGATGAAGATTGAGATCAAGCATACCGGCTGGGACCCGCTGTTTGACGGGATTGAAAAAGGGACAGTCGATCTCGGCATCTCGGCGATTACCATCACAGACGACCGCAAACAGAAGTACGACTTTACCGAGCCGTACTTTGAGGCAAATCAGTTGATCATGGTAGCTGAAGATTCTCCGGTAACCAAACTGGCTGACTTGAAAGGAATGACCATCGGGGTACAAGGCGGAACTACCGGTGCTATCGCAGTCAAAAAAGCGTTTGGTGACACCTATGAAGGCTTGAGAGAGTACGAAGACACTCCGTCGGCCGTGGATGACTTCTTCAACGGCCGTGTACAGGCTGTAGTGGCTGACAACGGTGTGCTTTCCCTCTACACCAAGACGGCTGCTGGCAAAAAGTTTAAGCTGCTCAAAGATGACTCGTTTGAGAAAGAATATTACGGCATCATGGTCAAAAAAGGAAACAGCGAGCTTCTCGAAAAGCTGAACCAAGGGCTCAAGACGATCCAGGACAACGGAAAACTGGAGGAGATTCACAAACAGTACTTTGTTCAATAA
- a CDS encoding motility protein A produces the protein MRWQNKRSMVLVAIVIFILIHVVYLHGSFVDLLNLTAFELVGLSVIISYAIKRKHIQMKRLVRLLVHGRESNVEETIKRFYYYALVQKEQGYLQLEKELQKEPDSFVQRGSLLAIEGVPEDELRLILENELKGEQYRYQQAGGMFRLIALLAPGMGLVGTLLGMTGVLETLSDFTQTGHSLSAAVIATLYGALLANLLALPCYYRLMDIHDREMFEKRLYIEGCLGLQRMETPRVLFEKLNSFLPGDQKLVLIKEPGSMKGTIERQAEYAG, from the coding sequence ATGCGTTGGCAAAACAAACGCTCCATGGTGCTGGTTGCCATCGTCATTTTCATCCTGATCCACGTCGTCTACCTGCACGGCAGCTTCGTCGATCTGCTCAACTTGACTGCCTTTGAACTGGTCGGCCTGTCCGTGATCATCTCTTATGCGATCAAGCGGAAGCACATCCAGATGAAACGGTTGGTGCGTCTGCTGGTCCATGGTCGAGAGAGCAATGTGGAAGAGACGATCAAGCGCTTCTACTATTATGCCCTGGTGCAAAAAGAGCAGGGATATTTGCAGTTGGAGAAAGAGCTGCAAAAAGAGCCCGATTCTTTCGTTCAGCGTGGCAGCCTGCTGGCGATAGAAGGAGTACCGGAAGACGAACTGCGTCTGATCCTGGAAAATGAGTTGAAGGGGGAGCAGTACCGCTATCAACAGGCAGGGGGGATGTTCCGCCTGATCGCCCTGCTTGCCCCTGGGATGGGGTTGGTTGGAACACTGCTCGGGATGACGGGCGTGCTGGAGACACTCTCTGATTTTACGCAGACAGGTCACAGCTTGAGTGCGGCGGTGATCGCTACGCTGTACGGCGCCTTGCTGGCCAACCTGTTGGCCCTTCCCTGTTATTACCGCTTGATGGACATACACGATCGTGAGATGTTTGAGAAGCGGCTCTACATCGAGGGCTGCCTCGGTCTGCAGCGGATGGAAACACCGCGTGTCTTGTTTGAGAAACTGAACTCGTTCCTGCCGGGTGATCAAAAGCTGGTGTTGATCAAGGAACCAGGAAGTATGAAGGGAACGATCGAAAGGCAGGCCGAATATGCAGGATGA
- a CDS encoding amino acid ABC transporter permease, protein MDWNWYVVWEYREWFYRGIMYTILLTSVAISLGTVMGLFIGLAKISKIKILRIPAAIYVEVFRGTPLFVQIFLFHFAVIPSFWETFFPGSPAPQPLFTGFVALTLNAAAYIAEIFRAGIQSIDPGQMEAARSLGMTNRMAMRLIIIPQAFVRMLPPLGNEFITLLKDSSLLAAISVTDLAYAGINVAKSTFERYPPYLTIAAIYLIMTLFLSRVVVRGLEKRYTR, encoded by the coding sequence ATGGATTGGAATTGGTACGTGGTCTGGGAATATCGCGAGTGGTTTTATCGGGGAATCATGTATACCATTTTGCTGACTTCGGTAGCGATATCACTGGGGACAGTCATGGGTCTGTTTATTGGGCTGGCCAAAATTTCGAAGATCAAGATCCTGCGGATTCCGGCGGCGATTTACGTGGAAGTATTTCGGGGTACACCGCTGTTCGTCCAGATCTTCCTGTTTCACTTTGCAGTTATCCCTTCGTTTTGGGAAACATTCTTTCCCGGTTCGCCCGCGCCGCAGCCCTTGTTTACCGGTTTTGTCGCCCTGACGCTCAATGCAGCCGCCTATATTGCCGAGATCTTCCGGGCCGGGATACAATCGATTGACCCCGGGCAGATGGAAGCGGCCCGTTCGCTGGGGATGACGAATCGAATGGCGATGCGGCTGATCATTATCCCGCAGGCATTTGTACGGATGTTGCCACCGTTGGGCAACGAGTTTATCACGCTGCTGAAAGACTCTTCGCTGCTTGCCGCCATTTCGGTGACAGACCTAGCTTACGCCGGGATCAACGTGGCCAAGAGTACCTTCGAACGCTACCCTCCATATCTGACGATCGCCGCTATTTATCTAATCATGACACTTTTCCTGTCACGGGTCGTCGTTCGTGGACTGGAAAAACGGTACACACGCTGA
- a CDS encoding OmpA family protein: MQDERLYDEKELEKSWLLSYSDLISLLFVIIVIIAATSASQFESKLREVKQAEAEQQTALQETIKSKDILELQKLELQREIALLEQRQQQLVADIEAVRTVEEDASKRLDIVRSQLAAALHEMNVQFEQTPEGLMIRLPENVLFTSGSAELQETGRQVIASVAGVLQRFPHLVRIEGYTDNVPIANSRYRTNWELSAARALSVMREMVDQHQLPPSRFIVAGLGERNPVADNTTAANRARNRRVELVILPDLQQADQ, encoded by the coding sequence ATGCAGGATGAGCGCTTGTACGATGAGAAAGAGCTGGAGAAAAGCTGGCTGCTTAGCTACAGCGACTTGATCTCTCTCTTGTTCGTGATCATCGTGATCATCGCTGCTACCTCCGCCTCGCAGTTCGAGAGCAAGCTGCGTGAGGTGAAGCAGGCGGAGGCGGAACAGCAGACCGCCTTGCAGGAGACGATCAAGAGCAAAGACATCCTCGAGCTGCAAAAGTTGGAGCTGCAGCGGGAAATCGCCCTGTTGGAACAGCGTCAGCAGCAGTTGGTGGCTGATATCGAGGCTGTCCGGACCGTAGAGGAGGATGCCAGCAAGCGCCTGGACATCGTCCGCTCGCAGTTGGCCGCCGCCCTGCATGAGATGAACGTGCAGTTCGAACAAACACCGGAGGGATTGATGATCCGCCTCCCGGAGAATGTCTTGTTTACTAGCGGATCGGCAGAATTACAAGAGACAGGCAGGCAGGTGATTGCATCGGTGGCCGGAGTGCTGCAGCGTTTCCCGCACCTGGTCCGGATCGAGGGGTATACAGATAACGTGCCGATCGCCAACAGCAGGTATCGGACCAACTGGGAACTATCGGCCGCACGCGCGCTGTCGGTGATGCGGGAGATGGTCGATCAGCATCAGCTCCCTCCTTCTCGCTTTATCGTCGCCGGACTTGGGGAACGAAACCCGGTTGCCGACAATACGACAGCGGCTAATCGGGCGCGGAATCGCAGGGTGGAGTTAGTGATTCTGCCTGATCTGCAGCAGGCTGATCAATAA
- a CDS encoding cold shock domain-containing protein produces the protein MLGKVKWFNAEKGYGFIEREDGGDVFVHYSAIQSDGFKTLDEGQSVEFDIVEGDRGPQAANVIKL, from the coding sequence ATGCTGGGTAAAGTAAAATGGTTCAACGCTGAAAAGGGTTATGGGTTCATCGAGCGTGAAGATGGAGGAGACGTGTTCGTTCACTACTCCGCCATTCAGTCGGATGGATTCAAAACCTTGGACGAAGGTCAGTCTGTGGAGTTTGACATCGTAGAAGGTGACCGTGGCCCTCAAGCAGCA